The following nucleotide sequence is from Burkholderia gladioli.
TGCCGCCTCGATCAGGCGATCGGCCAGTTCCTCGACGGGCTCGGTGGTGAAGAACGAGCTATGCGCGTAAGGCAGGCGCTCGGCTTGCCGCTTGATCGCCTCGATCACGCGCGTGTTGCTATGGCCGAGGCAGGAAACGGCCGCGCCGCCGCAGGCATCGATGTAGCGCTTGCCCGTCGAGTCGATGAGCTCGATGCCGTCGCCGGCCACCGCGACGGGAAGGGTCGCGCGCGGGGCGCGATGAAATACCTTGGTCATGATCGTGTTTGCTCCTGCTGGCTGCTGGAAGACGGGTTCGTAAATGCCATCGGCGCCGCACGACGCGGTTGCCGGCTGCGGTTCGGGTCAGGCGGCCTCGCGCGTCACGCGCAGCGCGAAACCCGTCACGCCATCGCGTCTCACCGAGAAATCGACGCCGTGCCGGTCGATCTCGAAGAGGGCTGTCGCGAGCGTGTTTTCGTCGTCGGGATCGGCCGGATCGTCACGGAAGATCGGCAGGCCCGCGCCACCGCGATCGGCGAGCACGCCGGCCAGCGCGTCGAGGTCCGTCGCGGCGAGCGCGGGCAGCAACGCGTCGAGCCGCGCCTGCCGATCGCGCGACGAAGCGGTGACGATCTGCGCGTCGGCATCGGCATTTGGGCCGGGATGCACGAGGTGGTTGGCATGGCCGTAGCGCGCCTCGACGCTCGTCACCGAGGTACGGGCCGCGCTGGCCTCGACGCTGACAATGCGGGTATCGCCGGCGCAGCCGAGCATGTGATGGAAACCACTCGCAAGCGGCGTGTCGCGCAGCAGCGCGAGCGCGGCATCGAGCGAGGTGGTGTCGAGCACCGCCCGCGCCAGCACCATGCGCGGCACGCCGGCCGCCGGCGCGGTGATCCGCACGTTGTTGATGGTCTGTACCAGGCCGGCGCGGTTCAGCGCGAAGGTGTGGCCGGGGAGCGAACCGGGATAGTAGAAGCTGAGGAAGCCGGGGCCGCGCGTCGGGCGAACCTCGACAAGCCAGCAGCGATCGAGCAGGAACGGATCGCCGTCCTCGTTGTGGGCGATGCGGCAGCCGCTCGCGTCGCGCGCCGCGACGGTGGTGCAGCCGTCGCCGGAGCGATTGAGCAGTTCGCCGCGGCAATTCCAGGCGAACACCAGCTCGGCCGGCAGGCCGAGCCCTTCGGCGAGGCCGTCGAGCTCGGCGACGCAATCGGGAAACATGGCCTCGGCCTCGCGCCGCCAGACCGGCAGCAACGGTTCGCCAAGGTGCGCCTCGAGCGCTCGCCAGGCGCGGCTTTGCGCGCGGTACGCGGCCATCAGCGGGCGCGCGAGTTCGCCGAGCCGGCGGCCGATCTCGCGCGGCGTGCCGGCGATCACGACGGGGTGGAGTGCTTTCATCGATGCGCTTCGGTAGCTGGAAATTCGGGGGTGGATGTCGATCGACGGCGAGGGCGGGCCAATGCAACAGATCGACAACACATGGGCCGAAATTATACGCATCAACAACAAATGTTGTCACGACGAACGAGACGACAACACGGCCGTGGCGCCGGCACTCGGGCTGTGTCGATACGGAAGAGGGAAACGAACGCGGGAGGAAAAACGCCCTCGCTAAGCGAGGGCGTTATCGGCAGGAATCGCCGTGGCTCGACTCAGACGCCTCGCCAGGCGCCTTCGCGCTCGAAGGCGTGACGCGCCTGGATCAGCGTGGTCTTGGCCGCGCGCGCGTCGCCGGCCAGCTTCAGCAGCGCGCCCAGTTGCGAGGGTTGTTTCGCGAGTTCGCGCAGGATCGGCAGGATGGTGGTGGTACCGTCGTCGCGCAGGCCGGCGGTGGCCGCGCTCGGCAGGGTGCGCCAGGACGGATCGACGATCGCCCGGCACACCGCGAAGGGCACGCCGCGCGCCGCCGCGAAGGCGCCGGCGATATGCGATTCCATGTCGACGGCGAGCGCGCCGTGGCGCGCGTGCAGCGCGGCCTTCTGCTGCGCGTCGACGACCGGCGCGCCGACCGCCGCGATCCGCCCGAGCCGCAGGTTCGGCACCACCGGCGTGCCGCGCAACGCGGCCACCAGCCGGCGGTTCCAGCCGGCATCGGTGAGCACCTCGCCGAACGGGCCGTCGATCGCCTCGGCGATGACAAGCGCGCCCGGCGCCAGATCGGGCGCGAGGCCGCCCGCCGTACCGAAGCTGATGATGCCCGAGCAGCCGCCCTCGACCGCTTCCGACAAGGCGCGCTCGAGCCGGTCGGCGCGCGCCGCGTAGACGGTCTCGACGCCCTCGCCACGCGCGATCCTCGCCTCGAAGGCCATGCCGGTGACGGCGATTACCGGCGCCAGGGTGGTCTGGGTCGCCATCCTCACATCCCGACCGTCACGCGCGTGGTGCCGGCGCGCTTGAGGCCGCGATAGCGCGCCAGCGCCCACAGCGGGAAGAACTTGCGATAGCCGTGGTAGCGCAGGTAGAACACGCGCGGGAAGCCGGTCGCGGTGAAGCGCGTCTCGTCCCACAGCCCGTGCGTCTTCTGTTCGGCGATCAGCCAGTCGATGCCGCGCGCGACCGCCGCGTGATCGACCTCGCCGGCCGCCATCAGGCCGAGCAGGGCCCAGGCGGTCTGCGAGGCGGTGCTGGTGGCCGGCTCGTAGCCGCGATAGTCGAGCTTGTAGCTGGTGCCGTCCTCGCCCCAGCCGCCGTCGGGATTCTGGATCGACAGCAGCCACTGCGCGGCGCGCTTCACGCGCGGATCGTCATGGCCGAGGCCCGCCGCGTTCAGCGCGCCGAGCGCGCTCCAGGT
It contains:
- a CDS encoding C45 family autoproteolytic acyltransferase/hydolase yields the protein MKALHPVVIAGTPREIGRRLGELARPLMAAYRAQSRAWRALEAHLGEPLLPVWRREAEAMFPDCVAELDGLAEGLGLPAELVFAWNCRGELLNRSGDGCTTVAARDASGCRIAHNEDGDPFLLDRCWLVEVRPTRGPGFLSFYYPGSLPGHTFALNRAGLVQTINNVRITAPAAGVPRMVLARAVLDTTSLDAALALLRDTPLASGFHHMLGCAGDTRIVSVEASAARTSVTSVEARYGHANHLVHPGPNADADAQIVTASSRDRQARLDALLPALAATDLDALAGVLADRGGAGLPIFRDDPADPDDENTLATALFEIDRHGVDFSVRRDGVTGFALRVTREAA
- a CDS encoding phosphorylase codes for the protein MATQTTLAPVIAVTGMAFEARIARGEGVETVYAARADRLERALSEAVEGGCSGIISFGTAGGLAPDLAPGALVIAEAIDGPFGEVLTDAGWNRRLVAALRGTPVVPNLRLGRIAAVGAPVVDAQQKAALHARHGALAVDMESHIAGAFAAARGVPFAVCRAIVDPSWRTLPSAATAGLRDDGTTTILPILRELAKQPSQLGALLKLAGDARAAKTTLIQARHAFEREGAWRGV